Proteins from a single region of Salvelinus sp. IW2-2015 linkage group LG4p, ASM291031v2, whole genome shotgun sequence:
- the LOC111960616 gene encoding LOW QUALITY PROTEIN: neutral amino acid transporter B(0)-like (The sequence of the model RefSeq protein was modified relative to this genomic sequence to represent the inferred CDS: inserted 1 base in 1 codon), with translation MAEKINMEWKASNGEAHQDELVANGFGHKKCSKETTTEKIKRLVMANFLVILTVAGVIIGVFIGLGVRHMELSRTQILYVGFPGELLIRLLKMIIIPLVVCSLVSGAASIDPKALGKLGGWAMLFFLVTTLIASAIGVIMAFIISPGSNTGSKPILLDDGKLPPTKEVVDSFLDLIRNIFPSNLVSAAFQSYATSYTFVTKNGTNGLPNITVEKVPFGTDQDGMNILGLVVFAIVFGVALRKLGEEGEILIKFFNSFNEATMVLVSWIMWYAPLGIMFLVAGKIVEMEDVGTLFASLGKYIACCIVGHAVHGLLVLPGIYFIITRKNPYTFLWGIFTALATSFGTSSSSATLPLMMKCVEENNGVSKHISRFILPIGATVNMDGAALFQCVAAVFIAQLNNIPLNFIQVFTILVTATASSVGAAGIPAGGVLTLAIILEAVGLPTXDISLILAVDWLVDRTCTVLNVEGDAFGAGLLQWYVDRSAKPEEELNEVKMEDGTPPCRSTRPHRGEGEAGCGRREGGGSRLCERVRHVDGSLPCHR, from the exons ATGGCAGAAAAGATAAACATGGAGTGGAAGGCATCCAACGGAGAGGCGCATCAAGATGAGCTGGTAGCCAACGGATTCGGCCACAAGAAGTGTTCCAAAGAGACAACAACGGAGAAAATCAAGAGGTTAGTCATGGCCAACTTTCTGGTGATTCTCACCGTGGCCGGGGTGATCATCGGGGTGTTCATCGGACTTGGCGTGCGCCACATGGAGCTGAGCAGGACACAGATCCTCTACGTGGGTTTCCCTGGCGAACTGCTCATCAGGCTGCTGAAAATGATCATAATCCCCCTGGTCGTGTGCAGCCTGGTGTCCGGGGCGGCCAGCATCGACCCCAAAGCCCTGGGTAAGCTAGGCGGCTGGGCCATGCTCTTCTTTTTGGTCACCACCTTAATTGCGTCAGCAATCGGGGTGATCATGGCGTTCATCATCTCCCCCGGATCAAACACCGGCTCCAAGCCGATTTTGTTGGATGACGGCAAGCTGCCCCCGACCAAAGAAGTGGTGGACTCATTCTTGGACCTGATCAG AAACATCTTCCCCTCCAACTTGGTGTCTGCTGCCTTTCAGTCT TACGCTACCAGCTACACGTTTGTGACCAAGAATGGCACTAATGGCTTGCCCAACATCACAGTTGAGAAG GTTCCCTTTGGCACGGACCAGGACGGTATGAACATCCTAGGACTGGTGGTGTTTGCCATAGTGTTTGGTGTAGCCCTGAGGaagctgggagaggagggagagatccTCATCAAGTTCTTCAACTCCTTCAACGAGGCCACCATGGTGCTGGTGTCCTGGATCATGTG gtatGCCCCCCTTGGTATCATGTTCTTGGTAGCAGGGAAGATCGTGGAGATGGAGGATGTGGGCACGCTGTTTGCCAGCCTGGGCAAGTACATCGCCTGCTGTATCGTTGGCCACGCCGTCCACGGCCTGCTGGTCCTGCCGGGCATCTACTTTATCATCACCCGCAAGAACCCCTACACCTTCCTGTGGGGCATCTTCACCGCTCTGGCCACAAGCTTTGGGACCAGCTCCAG ctctgccACTCTGCCCCTGATGATgaagtgcgtggaggagaacaaCGGCGTGTCCAAGCACATCAGTCGTTTCATCCTGCCCATCGGGGCCACCGTGAACATGGACGGTGCAGCGCTCTTCCAGTGTGTGGCGGCCGTCTTCATCGCTCAGCTCAACAACATCCCGCTCAACTTCATCCAAGTCTTCACCATCCT agtgacagccACGGCGTCCAGTGTGGGAGCAGCAGGGATCCCCGCTGGGGGCGTGCTGACGCTGGCCATCATCCTGGAGGCAGTGGGACTGCCCA ACGACATCTCCCTCATCCTCGCCGTCGACTGGCTCGT TGACCGTACCTGCACCGTTCTGAACGTGGAGGGCGACGCCTTCGGAGCCGGGCTGCTGCAGTGGTATGTGGACCGCTCTGCCAAGCCCGAGGAGGAGCTAAACGAGGTAAAGATGGAGGATGGCACCCCGCCGTGCCGGAGCACGCGCCCTCATCGGGGAGAAGGAGAAGCAGGGTGCGGTCGACGAGAAGGCGGCGGCTCGCGGCTCTGCGAAAGAGTCCGTCATGTAGATGGTTCACTACCGTGTCATCGATGA